One window of Paralichthys olivaceus isolate ysfri-2021 chromosome 20, ASM2471397v2, whole genome shotgun sequence genomic DNA carries:
- the pou2f2a gene encoding POU domain, class 2, transcription factor 2 isoform X1 produces the protein MFVPLPVPFVFQRTASDFSAWRLKSSLAPRSSPDIRMSKAAEEEKPGAEYPGDSSDSDRNSPDDQVQPMKTSPFSLSPTAAGSKVKSKESSEMTHSTAPPAPPSQQQQQQQQQQQQQQQQQQQQQQQQHHHTQLMLAGSQLAGLAALLPAQQQLLLQQAQAQLLAAAVQQSNAAHAVHAAHAAAQQQANQQQQQQQQQSQSQQQQQSTKQEQTVQAPQLTLSQPIQLTAQDIQQLLQLQQLVLMPGHPLQSPAQFLLPQPAQAQQPQQGLLSTPNLIQLPQQSPGGLLTSPPRLGLQAQREKSIDVVGGSSGSGGPGAGSLVASGSGGVVTSVGATSASSLGSSLTPGGHGGHMGEEPSDLEELEQFARTFKQRRIKLGFTQGDVGVAMGKLYGNDFSQTTISRFEALNLSFKNMCKLKPLLEKWLSDAETMAVDSMLPSPSSLSSPMLGIEGLPGRRRKKRTSIETNVRVMLERNFCTNQKPTSEEILLMAEQLNMEKEVIRVWFCNRRQKEKRINPSSSTTPPLPSQTSPIVTHKASCYSPHMISSQGLSQVTTSLSTTAASLSPSASCPMTPVSSAAVGSTSSSVTPPPHSTASPAPPGLGAHGLNTGNTMMGVSTGMNQALIGSNTLATMQALAASSGQLPMSGLEGGAGHLLLGGPGGAAVPPSLRSSLFLNRPTLLPMVTCSIGTASTPAMGLVSSSGIGVPRPSFPQSPPPGASDLMSPTSCPEESASPCSSPTSFCSFSEASPPPLGGAMAE, from the exons ataTCAGGATGTctaaagcagcagaggaggagaagcctgGGGCGGAATATCCAGGGGACAGTTCag actcTGACAGAAACAGCCCCGACGACCAG GTTCAGCCAATGAAAACCAGCCCCTTCAGCCTCTCCCCCACAGCGGCTGGCAGCAAg GTAAAAAGTAAGGAGAGTTCAGAGATGACCCACAgcactgctcctcctgctcctccctcccaacaacagcagcagcaacaacaacaacaacaacaacaacaacagcagcaacagcagcaacagcagcaacagcaccaCCACACACAGCTGATGCTGGCTGGCAGTCAGCTCGCAggg CTTGCCGCTCTCCTCCCGgcccagcagcagcttctcctccagcaggCTCAGGCTCAGCTCCTGGCGGCCGCCGTTCAGCAGTCAAACGCCGCACACGCCGTTCACGCCGCCCACGCCGCCGCACAGCAACAGgccaaccagcagcagcagcagcagcagcagcagagccaatcacagcagcagcagcagtcaacCAAACAGGAGCAAACGGTCCAAGCTCCACAGCTGACTCTGTCACAGCCAATCCAGCTCACAGCGCAG GacatccagcagctgctgcagctccagcagctggtgCTGATGCCGGGTCATCCTCTCCAGTCTCCTGCCCAGTTCCTCCTGCCTCAGCCAGCACAggcacagcagccacagcagg GTTTGCTTTCGACACCAAATCTGATCCAGCTACCTCAGCAAAGCCCGGGAGGACTACTGACATCACCACCTCGCCTGGGACTCCAAGCACAG agagagaagagcatTGACGTGGTCGGCGGAAGCAGCGGCAGTGGAGGCCCCGGCGCCGGCTCATTAGTGGCCTCCGGCAGCGGTGGCGTCGTGACGTCTGTGGGAGCAACCTCGGCCTCCTCGCTCGGCTCCAGCTTGACCCCTGGAGGCCACGGGGGTCACATGGGCGAAGAACCCAGcgacctggaggagctggagcagttTGCCCGCACGTTCAAGCAGCGACGCATCAAGCTGGGATTCACGCAG GGAGACGTCGGCGTCGCCATGGGAAAACTGTACGGCAACGATTTCAGCCAGACGACCATCTCCCGCTTCGAGGCTCTCAACCTCAGCTTCAAGAACATGTGCAAGCTGAAGCCGCTGCTGGAGAAGTGGCTGAGTGACGCAG aaACCATGGCAGTAGACAGCATGCTGCCcagcccctcctctctctcctccccgaTGCTGGGAATCGAGGGGCTGCCCGGCCGACGCAGGAAGAAACGCACCAGCATCGAGACCAACGTGCGAGTGATGCTAGAGCGCAACTTCTGCACG AACCAGAAGCCTACCTCGGAGGAGATCCTGCTGATGGCGGAGCAGCTCAACATGGAGAAGGAGGTGATTCGCGTTTGGTTCTGCAACCGCCGGCAGAAAGAGAAACGCATCAACCCCTCCAGCAGCACCACCCCTCCCCTGCCCAGCCAGACTTCGCCCATCGTGACGCACAAAGCCTCCTGCTACAGCCCGCACATG ATATCGAGTCAGGGTCTGTCCCAGGTCACCACCAGCCTCAGCACAACAG CTGCCAGCTTGTCACCTTCAGCGTCCTGCCCCATGACCCCCGTCAGCTCGGCTGCTGTCggctccacctcctcttctgtgactccaccccctcATAGCACAGCCAGCCCCGCCCCTCCTGGCCTCGGGGCCCACGGGCTCAACACCGG GAACACAATGATGGGAGTAAGCACAGGGATGAACCAGGCCCTCATTGGCAGCAATACCCTGGCTACAATgcaag CCCTGGCAGCGAGCAGTGGTCAGCTGCCCATGTCTGGCCTCGAAGGGGGGGCGGGTCACTTGCTTCTGGGCGGACCTGGGGGAGCCGCAGTCCCCCCGTCCCTCCGCTCGTCCCTCTTCCTCAACCGCCCCACTCTCCTTCCCATGGTGACCTGCTCCATCGGGACCGCCTCCACGCCCGCCATGGGACTGGTCAGCAGCAGCGGCATAGGTGTCCCGAGGCCCTCCTTCCCCCAGTCTCCGCCCCCCGGCGCCAGCGACCTCA